From the genome of Merismopedia glauca CCAP 1448/3:
GGTGGAGTTAGGAGTTCCGAAGACAGATATTGTCTTGGGGTTTGATTCACCGAGAATGCGATCGCATTCTGAATTTGCGGTTGGTTAAGAACCTTGCCAAATAAACTTAGTTTACAGACTTAGTTTACTTCTGACTTTTAAACCTCCCCAGCATGATAGGAACTGCGAACGAGTGGACCAGAGCGAACCTGAGTAAAACCAAGATTTTGGGCTATAGCCCCTAATTCGTCAAATTCCTGGGGTGTCCAATATTTCTGGACGGGGAGGTGTTCTAAGGAAGGACGCATATATTGACCTAAAGTCAGGCGATCGCATCCTACAGCCCTTAAATCTGCCATTGCGGCGACGATCTCAGCTTCGGTTTCCCCATGTCCTAGCATTAACCCAGATTTGGTAGGAATAGTAGCATCTAACTCTTTGACAAACCGCAACACATCTAAAGAACGCTCGTACTGTGCCCCACGCCTTACTACCCCTTGCAATCGCTGCACAGTTTCAATATTATGGTTATAACAAGCTGGTTTTGCCTCTACTACAGTTTTCACCCGATGAAACTGACCATCTTGACTTGACATCCCCTCACGAGGACGACCACCCCAAAAATCTGGGGTCAAGACCTCTATTTGGGTATTTAGGTTCAATTGGCGAATAGCTTCCATTGTGGCGACAAACCAAGCCGCACCTCCATCAGCTAAATCGTCTCGTGCGACAGAGGTTAAAACAACGTAGCGCAATCCCAATAATTTGACAGATTCTGCTACTTTTTGGGGTTCTTCTACATCTAAAGGCATGGGAGCATGACCTTTATCTACTTGACAAAACGCGCAAGCACGAGTGCAAGTCGGTCCCATGAGTAAAAATGTAGCTGTGTGGTTGGCATAACATTCCCCTCGGTTCGGACAGCGACCTTCTTCACAAATTGTATGAATTTGCCGTTGCTTAATTATTTTCTGTACGGTAGAAATATCGCTAGCATTACCGATAGGACGGCGCAACCAAGGGGGTAAACTAGCTAATGGCGATCGCCCAGGAGCATCTAAATCGGAGATAGGAAGATGATTAATTGGTGTCGGGTTATTCATAATATTTCAGCTATATAGTTTTTGGTCAATCGACTGTTATAAATAATGCTGCCTGGGGTATTCTTTATTTACTGTTACATAATTTCACTGAAATCCCATCATTAATAAACTGGGAGAATAATAACTACATTGCCCCCGTCATCGTACTAATTATCCTAATTAAGCAAAACCATAATTTGTAGTTTTCTAGTCTGTAATAAATAATATTAAGGAGTTAACCTGTGACAGCTAATAAGATTCTGGTGATTGATGACAGTGGAGTCATCAGAAAAACCGTGAGAGAGATGTTACCAAAAGGTAACTTTGAGGTTTTAGAAGCCAAAGATGGTGTCGAAGGACTCAATCTGATTCATCAAGAGAAACCC
Proteins encoded in this window:
- the lipA gene encoding lipoyl synthase, whose protein sequence is MNNPTPINHLPISDLDAPGRSPLASLPPWLRRPIGNASDISTVQKIIKQRQIHTICEEGRCPNRGECYANHTATFLLMGPTCTRACAFCQVDKGHAPMPLDVEEPQKVAESVKLLGLRYVVLTSVARDDLADGGAAWFVATMEAIRQLNLNTQIEVLTPDFWGGRPREGMSSQDGQFHRVKTVVEAKPACYNHNIETVQRLQGVVRRGAQYERSLDVLRFVKELDATIPTKSGLMLGHGETEAEIVAAMADLRAVGCDRLTLGQYMRPSLEHLPVQKYWTPQEFDELGAIAQNLGFTQVRSGPLVRSSYHAGEV